The following proteins are encoded in a genomic region of Gimesia algae:
- a CDS encoding CehA/McbA family metallohydrolase domain-containing protein — MHRFQHYSACGHAVRIPAVCLLFLVCFCLAGSLAGAAETIELKETAGQKWYKGNLHTHSLWSDGDDYLEMIADWYKSHGYDFLSFTDHNVLSNSERWTVPEKNKGKLHAYEELKKRFPDWVEERKNKDGQIEVRLRTFEEVSDKLGEPGKYLLIQSEEVTDRYKNYPVHMNATNVHSLLTPLGGKSVYEVMQNNTNALVSQRERSGQKMMIHLNHPNFHYGVTAEDLMKVVGENFFEVYNGHPGVNDSGDEAHASTEQIWDIVLTKRLAELKLPIMYGLGTDDGHNYHKIPSRASEPGRGWVVILSEELKPEALVEAMEAGRFYASSGVKLKSVTYSDQGIQVEIEPEEGVTYTTDFVGTLEGYPQRGIPVLNQKGEEINTTKRYSKKIGETLKSVKGTSASYDLTGKEIYVRAIVRSSKLHPNPSETGEVERAWIQPVAGPAAPKE, encoded by the coding sequence ATGCATCGTTTTCAACACTATTCTGCCTGCGGGCATGCAGTTCGTATTCCAGCCGTCTGTCTGCTGTTTCTGGTCTGTTTCTGTCTGGCAGGTTCGCTGGCAGGTGCGGCAGAAACGATTGAGTTGAAGGAAACAGCGGGCCAGAAGTGGTACAAGGGAAATTTACATACCCATTCACTCTGGAGTGACGGGGATGATTATCTGGAAATGATCGCGGACTGGTATAAGTCCCATGGATATGATTTTCTGTCGTTTACCGATCATAACGTCCTCTCAAATTCAGAGCGCTGGACAGTGCCTGAAAAAAACAAAGGGAAGCTGCATGCTTACGAAGAATTGAAGAAGCGATTTCCTGACTGGGTGGAAGAGCGAAAAAATAAGGATGGCCAAATTGAAGTTCGTTTGCGCACGTTTGAAGAAGTCTCCGACAAACTGGGAGAGCCGGGAAAATATCTGCTGATCCAAAGTGAGGAAGTCACGGATCGCTACAAAAATTATCCCGTGCATATGAATGCGACCAACGTGCATTCACTGCTGACACCCCTGGGTGGTAAGAGTGTATACGAAGTGATGCAGAACAATACCAACGCTTTAGTGTCTCAACGAGAACGGTCCGGACAGAAAATGATGATCCATCTCAATCATCCGAACTTTCATTATGGGGTCACTGCGGAAGATTTGATGAAAGTGGTTGGTGAAAACTTCTTTGAAGTTTATAACGGACATCCCGGTGTGAATGATTCAGGTGATGAAGCGCATGCCAGTACCGAACAGATCTGGGATATTGTTCTGACGAAGCGGCTGGCAGAATTGAAACTGCCCATCATGTACGGGCTCGGGACTGATGACGGACACAACTACCATAAAATTCCGAGTCGTGCCAGCGAACCAGGCCGAGGCTGGGTTGTGATCCTGTCGGAAGAACTCAAACCCGAAGCACTGGTCGAAGCGATGGAAGCGGGTCGTTTTTATGCTTCTTCCGGTGTCAAACTGAAATCGGTGACTTATTCGGATCAGGGGATTCAGGTGGAAATCGAACCGGAAGAGGGTGTGACCTACACCACCGACTTTGTCGGCACACTGGAAGGCTATCCCCAGCGGGGCATTCCCGTGCTGAATCAAAAAGGTGAGGAAATAAACACCACCAAACGTTACAGCAAGAAAATTGGCGAGACACTGAAATCCGTTAAAGGAACTTCCGCAAGTTATGATCTGACGGGGAAAGAAATTTATGTCAGAGCGATCGTCCGATCTTCCAAACTGCATCCGAATCCGTCGGAAACGGGTGAAGTGGAGCGTGCGTGGATTCAACCTGTTGCAGGTCCTGCTGCTCCTAAAGAGTGA
- a CDS encoding glycosyltransferase family 39 protein: MVIISDQELLQRSVEPAQDLFPVMRRAAVMSPLVALLALGPGLLAFHSYRIDELSAWFGLQCLGKAELIGDSTNALISQPPLIRWMFTGLLSVIGHWSSSLVLFSYFSTACMLYVAYRLTRKVCNPRYALVFCFLLAFHPVVLKQVQLIEAPAFPILFALLTIWGFITHLRSESGIVSYKLLGGGISLGLCLLSGGALALGVLLMLGLYILNPAELPKTRSGSEQKKAPVFKQVVRIWKSFFILAFTGFAVGGWWELMAASQIEGFWGKWFAGPGQPNISLYWKTEFYPSYFVRDIISSMGFLLGFAVFGLFHGLRRVIYPQGNMQEIAWLRLIVMWVLIGALFWWGVQYLPEMNASTRAMWKLFFIIPMLAIVAWEFQQIALRHVSYPTVLAVFTLGVLAVIFLSASHTDTLSPRISAHFLRQLIILGLSLVMVLWYSHRFKKEDGHRLVEIAMVISLSALHVVSGVYSVPKPNPAGERLLQFEHQLRLTQNVDHCLLVSKIEPPLELTFLIFYLWGNIDYKQVQGAVIPQDLNIPAEISTAVAAEKPDEENLDAGKQVIVRWGASPVSLRNLVNAGFILKPVAAPDVYKQHELQADLITNAPPGF, from the coding sequence TTGGTAATTATCAGTGATCAGGAACTGTTGCAGCGATCAGTGGAACCTGCTCAGGATCTGTTTCCGGTGATGCGGCGCGCGGCTGTGATGTCGCCTCTGGTGGCGTTGCTGGCACTCGGGCCGGGCCTGCTGGCCTTTCACTCTTATCGCATCGACGAGCTCTCTGCCTGGTTTGGTCTGCAGTGTCTGGGAAAAGCAGAACTGATTGGGGACAGCACAAATGCTCTGATCTCTCAGCCCCCTTTGATACGCTGGATGTTTACAGGGCTGTTGTCTGTGATTGGTCACTGGTCTTCCTCCCTGGTTTTATTCTCTTATTTTTCGACGGCCTGCATGCTTTACGTGGCTTATCGTCTGACCAGGAAAGTGTGTAACCCCCGGTATGCGCTGGTATTCTGCTTTCTACTGGCGTTTCATCCGGTGGTACTGAAACAGGTACAACTGATCGAAGCGCCTGCGTTTCCGATTCTGTTTGCGCTGCTCACGATCTGGGGATTCATCACACATCTCCGTTCCGAGTCAGGAATTGTCTCTTACAAACTGCTGGGTGGCGGGATTTCACTGGGACTGTGTCTGCTCTCGGGGGGCGCACTGGCGTTAGGTGTGCTGTTGATGTTGGGGCTTTATATTTTGAATCCAGCGGAATTGCCCAAAACCCGTTCAGGGAGCGAGCAGAAGAAGGCACCGGTCTTCAAGCAGGTCGTCCGCATCTGGAAATCATTTTTTATCCTGGCCTTCACCGGATTTGCAGTGGGCGGCTGGTGGGAACTGATGGCGGCATCTCAGATCGAGGGATTCTGGGGTAAGTGGTTTGCCGGTCCGGGTCAGCCGAATATCAGCCTGTACTGGAAAACAGAATTTTATCCTTCGTATTTTGTGCGAGATATCATTTCTTCAATGGGATTCCTGCTGGGATTCGCGGTGTTCGGACTGTTTCATGGTCTGAGGCGGGTCATTTATCCTCAAGGGAACATGCAGGAGATTGCCTGGTTAAGACTCATTGTGATGTGGGTATTGATTGGTGCTTTGTTCTGGTGGGGTGTGCAATATCTGCCTGAAATGAATGCCAGCACGCGTGCCATGTGGAAGCTGTTTTTTATTATCCCGATGCTGGCGATTGTCGCCTGGGAGTTTCAGCAGATCGCGTTGCGTCACGTCAGTTACCCGACGGTCCTGGCAGTTTTTACGTTAGGGGTCCTGGCTGTTATCTTTCTCAGCGCTTCGCATACAGATACGCTCAGTCCCCGAATCTCAGCCCATTTTCTGCGACAGTTGATCATACTGGGATTATCACTGGTAATGGTGCTCTGGTATAGCCATCGGTTTAAAAAAGAGGATGGGCATCGGCTTGTGGAAATTGCCATGGTCATTTCCCTGTCCGCGCTGCATGTTGTCTCTGGAGTGTATTCGGTTCCCAAACCAAACCCGGCAGGTGAGCGGTTGTTGCAGTTTGAACATCAACTGAGACTGACTCAGAATGTGGATCACTGTTTGCTGGTCAGTAAAATTGAACCTCCCCTTGAGCTCACTTTTCTGATTTTCTATCTCTGGGGAAACATTGACTACAAACAGGTTCAGGGGGCAGTGATCCCTCAGGATCTGAATATACCGGCGGAAATCAGTACGGCAGTTGCAGCAGAAAAACCGGACGAAGAAAACCTGGATGCAGGAAAACAAGTAATAGTTCGCTGGGGGGCGTCTCCGGTATCGTTACGTAATCTGGTGAATGCCGGTTTTATCTTGAAGCCTGTAGCGGCGCCGGATGTCTATAAGCAGCATGAACTGCAGGCCGATCTGATTACAAATGCACCCCCGGGATTTTGA
- a CDS encoding BON domain-containing protein, producing MSQHISIDHAHQLSELISQAISTSVLVANQNVQYQIEQEQVVLTGIVGSYYAKQLAQESVSRIQGVRQVDNRLTVTSDQTGQPTLSTH from the coding sequence ATGTCACAACACATCTCCATAGATCACGCTCATCAACTGAGTGAACTCATTAGCCAGGCGATTTCTACATCTGTACTGGTCGCGAACCAGAATGTTCAATATCAGATTGAACAGGAACAGGTTGTTCTTACAGGCATCGTTGGCAGCTATTATGCGAAACAGTTGGCCCAGGAATCTGTCAGCCGCATCCAAGGGGTTCGGCAGGTTGATAACCGTCTGACTGTCACTTCAGATCAAACAGGTCAACCAACACTCAGCACACACTGA
- a CDS encoding Arm DNA-binding domain-containing protein produces MKQSSKQNRKTTFRIGKVRGDLRGKIWYLTYHENGKRLRPKIGPDKEQARQMAARINSQLESHTHSVFNFEPVHIDDLQTRWLNHHEQVLRSSLQSIVPYKTLFVTNFARADSGSYEVKETYKS; encoded by the coding sequence ATGAAGCAATCATCAAAGCAAAACCGTAAGACAACTTTCCGGATCGGCAAAGTTCGTGGCGATCTCCGCGGGAAAATCTGGTACCTCACCTACCACGAAAATGGCAAGCGTTTGCGACCCAAAATCGGTCCGGACAAAGAACAGGCCCGGCAGATGGCCGCGCGTATCAATAGCCAGTTAGAGTCTCACACTCATTCGGTGTTCAATTTTGAACCCGTTCATATCGATGATTTGCAAACCAGATGGCTCAACCATCATGAACAGGTTTTACGATCTTCATTGCAGTCCATCGTCCCTTACAAAACCCTCTTCGTAACGAATTTTGCACGGGCTGATTCCGGAAGTTATGAAGTCAAAGAAACTTACAAAAGTTAA